ACCAGCGCCATGTGGGGACTGAGCATCTGCTGCTGAGCCTGGCCCAGGAACAGGAAAGCGTCGCTGCAAAGGTGCTAGAAAACCTGGGTGTCAATTTGGATCAACTGCGAACCACGGTGATTCGCGCTGTGGGCGAAGTGGCCGAAGTGCCCGTGGGCAGCACGACCAAGCGCTCCAGCCGCAACAACCGCAAGCCCAAAATGCTGCAAGAGTTTGGCACCAACTTGACAGAGCTAGCCGCCGAGGGCAAGCTCGACCCGATGGTGGGCCGCCAAAAAGAAGTGGAGCGGGTGGTGCAAATTCTCGGTCGCCGCAGCAAGAATAATCCGGTGCTAATTGGGGAGCCAGGTGTGGGCAAAACGGCGATCGCCGAGGGGCTGGCCCAGCGCATCGTGAATCAAGACGTTCCCGACCTGCTGCTAGAGCGCCAGGTGATCAGCCTAGACATGGGCACGCTGCTGGCAGGAACCCGCTTCCGGGGCGACTTTGAAGAACGCCTCAAGCAAATCATGCAGGAGGTGCGCGAGGCAGGAAACGTCATCCTGGTGATCGATGAAATTCATACCCTGGTGGGCGCAGGTTCGCTAGAGGGCGGCATGGACGCGGCCAACCTGCTGAAGCCTGCCTTGGCGCGGGGCGAGTTGCAGTGCATCGGTGCCACTACGCTAGACGAATATCGCAAGCATATCGAGCGGGATGCTGCGCTCGAACGCCGCTTTCAGCCTGTGATGGTAGAACCGCCAACGGTGCTGGAAACGGTGGAGATTTTGCGGGGTCTGCGCCAGCGCTACGAGCAGCATCACAACCTGCTGATTTCGGACGAAGCGCTGGCCGCAGCGGCCACCCTGAGCGATCGCTACATTACCGATCGCTTCCTGCCGGACAAGGCCATCGACCTGATCGATGAGGCTGGCTCCCGTGTCCGCTTCCGCTATTCGGCCCAGGCTCCTACGCGGGAGCTGAAGCAGGAGCTACGCCGCGTCCTCGCTGAGAAAAACGCCGCTGTGCAAGAGCAGGACTTTGACAAAGCCACCCAACTGCGCGATCGCCAGCGCGAGCTAGAGGCACAGATCAGGGGGCAGGGTGCAGGAGTCCGGGATCAGGCGGTGGGGATGATTGAACCCTCCTCTCTTCCTGGTTCCCCTGCTCTTCCTGCCCCCTCGCCAACGGTCACTGCCGAGGATATTGCCCAGGTGGTCGAATCCTGGACAGGCGTTCCGGTAAACAAGCTGACGGAATCGGAATCTATCTCGCTGCTGCATCTGGAGGAACGGCTGCACGAGCGAGTCATTGGGCAAGATGAGGCGGTGAAGGCCGCAGCACGGGCCATCCGGCGATCGCGCGTGGGGCTGAAGGATCTGGATCGGCCCATTGCCAGCCTGTTCTTCTCTGGGCCGACAGGCGTGGGCAAGACAGAGCTAACCAAGGCGCTGGCGGCGGCCATCTTCGGGTCAGAGGAGGCGATGATCCGACTGGATATGTCGGAATTTATGGAGCCGCATACGGTGTCGAAGCTGGTCGGTTCGCCCCCAGGCTACGTGGGCTACGACGAAGGCGGTCAACTGACGGAAGCCGTCCGCCGCAAGCCCTATACGGTGGTGCTGTTCGATGAAATCGAAAAGGCCCATCCCGACGTATTCAACATCCTGCTGCAACTGCTGGAAGACGGTCGCCTGACGGATTCTAAGGGGCGCACGGTCAGCTTTAAGAACACGCTGATCATCTTCACCTCCAACATCGGTTCTCGCGCCATCCAAAAAGGCGGCAGCGGGCTGGGCTTTGATCTGGGCGAAGGCGACTCGCAGTATACCCGGATGCGCGATCGCATCAACGACGAGCTAAAGCAGTCCTTCCGCCCTGAGTTGCTGAACCGATTGGACGAAATCATCGTCTTCCGCCCGCTCACTCGCGACGAGGTGACGCAGGTGGCCGACCTGATGATCCGCGAGGTGAATCAGCGTCTCAGCGAACAGGGCATGGCGCTCATCGTCACCGATGCCGTCAAAGAACGGCTGCTGGCGGAGGGCTATGACCCTGCCTACGGAGCGCGACCCATGCGCCGAGCCGTCACCCGCCTGCTGGAGGACGCGCTGGCGGAGGGAATGCTGACGGGCGAAATCCGCGCAGGCGACACAGCTATTGTTGATCTGGACGACGACGGACAGATCCGCGTTCGCCGCCAGGATGTGCCAGTGCTGCAATCCGTCAATTAAGTCCGTTAATTAAGTTAATTAAGTTAATTAAAAGGCATTGCTCCCGCAGGGCCGACTCCACTTGTCGCCTCTCATGCGGGAGCAATTGTCCGGACTATTGACTGCAAGGAGCGTATGCACTGAAACTGAGCGCCAAAATATCGAAATGATAAGGCGTGATTTCGGCGATTTCTTTTAGTGATTTCTTTTGGCGATCTGTCGAGTCATCGTCTAAGCTATGCTCAGTATTTAACGATAGTGCTGGAATTAACCTTGCTGAAGCTGAAATTGATGGTGTTGAAGCGTTTTCCTCTCTTGGCTCTGCCGTTTGTGTTGGGTGCAGGGTTTTGGGCGCGTCCGGCGATCGCCCAGGCGTTGATTCCCCATGTGCCCCAGTTGGACTATGCCCGCATGGAGCAGCAGGGGCTGAGTCTGGCGCAGGAAGCGGCGCAACTCGCGCAGTTTCAGCAGTATGAACTGGCGCTGATTCGGGCGCAGTTGGCGACGCAGCTTGTGCCGCAAAATGGGCAGGTGTGGGCGCTGCTGGGCAGTCTGTATCTGCAAGTGGGCCAGGGCGACAAGGCGATCGCCCCCCTACTCAAGGCTGAGTCCCTTAGCCGAGAAGACCCGGCGATCTTGTTTGCCCTGGGCACGGCCTATTTTCGCGCCGAGAACTATGCCCGCTCCGCCGAATACCTGCGAAAAGGGCTGGCGCTGAAGGCAGACGAACCCGGTGCCTGGTTTGACCTGGGCAATGCCTACTATATGCAAAAGCGCTACGCCGACGCGATCGAGAGCTACGAAAAGTCGGTCGAGCTTCAGGAAGATTTTTGGCCGTCCATCAACAACATCGGGCTGGTGCTGTATGAAATGGGCGACATCGACGGGGCGCTGGAAAAATGGCGCGAGGCGATCGCCATCGACGGAACGCAAGCCGAGCCGCAACTCGCGGTCGCTGTGGCGCTGTTTGTGCAGGGCAAGCAGGAAGAAGCGCTGGCGATGGGCGAAGCCGCCCTCAACCTGGACGATCGCTACGCCGAGATCGACTTTTTGCGGGAAAACCTGTGGGGCGATCGCCTGATTGAGCAAACCCGACGATTCCTCCAGCTTCCCCGGATGCGCGAGACGCTGGCGCAGATTCGGCAGTCGGGAGGTTAGGGCGACGGAGAGGGAAAAGAGGGAAGAACGAAGAGGGAAGAACGAAGAACGAAGAGAGTCCGTTTTTCGTTCTTCATTTTTCGTTCTTCGTTCTTCATTTTTTCGCCTCTCCCCCATCACCCCACCCTCGGCCGCTGAGCGGGTCTGGG
The Thermoleptolyngbya sichuanensis A183 DNA segment above includes these coding regions:
- a CDS encoding ATP-dependent Clp protease ATP-binding subunit encodes the protein MFEYFTEKAIAVVMAAQEEARRLGHNFVGTEQILLGLLLVKDHIAADVLTDLGVTVEAARHEVENIIGRGSGFVPPEIPFTPKSKRVFEQAFQESRRLDQRHVGTEHLLLSLAQEQESVAAKVLENLGVNLDQLRTTVIRAVGEVAEVPVGSTTKRSSRNNRKPKMLQEFGTNLTELAAEGKLDPMVGRQKEVERVVQILGRRSKNNPVLIGEPGVGKTAIAEGLAQRIVNQDVPDLLLERQVISLDMGTLLAGTRFRGDFEERLKQIMQEVREAGNVILVIDEIHTLVGAGSLEGGMDAANLLKPALARGELQCIGATTLDEYRKHIERDAALERRFQPVMVEPPTVLETVEILRGLRQRYEQHHNLLISDEALAAAATLSDRYITDRFLPDKAIDLIDEAGSRVRFRYSAQAPTRELKQELRRVLAEKNAAVQEQDFDKATQLRDRQRELEAQIRGQGAGVRDQAVGMIEPSSLPGSPALPAPSPTVTAEDIAQVVESWTGVPVNKLTESESISLLHLEERLHERVIGQDEAVKAAARAIRRSRVGLKDLDRPIASLFFSGPTGVGKTELTKALAAAIFGSEEAMIRLDMSEFMEPHTVSKLVGSPPGYVGYDEGGQLTEAVRRKPYTVVLFDEIEKAHPDVFNILLQLLEDGRLTDSKGRTVSFKNTLIIFTSNIGSRAIQKGGSGLGFDLGEGDSQYTRMRDRINDELKQSFRPELLNRLDEIIVFRPLTRDEVTQVADLMIREVNQRLSEQGMALIVTDAVKERLLAEGYDPAYGARPMRRAVTRLLEDALAEGMLTGEIRAGDTAIVDLDDDGQIRVRRQDVPVLQSVN
- a CDS encoding tetratricopeptide repeat protein; the encoded protein is MLKRFPLLALPFVLGAGFWARPAIAQALIPHVPQLDYARMEQQGLSLAQEAAQLAQFQQYELALIRAQLATQLVPQNGQVWALLGSLYLQVGQGDKAIAPLLKAESLSREDPAILFALGTAYFRAENYARSAEYLRKGLALKADEPGAWFDLGNAYYMQKRYADAIESYEKSVELQEDFWPSINNIGLVLYEMGDIDGALEKWREAIAIDGTQAEPQLAVAVALFVQGKQEEALAMGEAALNLDDRYAEIDFLRENLWGDRLIEQTRRFLQLPRMRETLAQIRQSGG